Sequence from the Paludisphaera rhizosphaerae genome:
TCTCTATGGGGGAATGTACTCTCCAAACCTCATCGACAGCTGGAGTCCCGGCGTAATCAATACGATCGATCCAGACTTTCATTCAGCAACATAATTTCGATTATCGGACCCACTGGTAGCTTGGGATGTCGACCTAGATTAAGACCACCTTCGGACTGCCCATCCAGCAGTCCGCGTTCTGGTTGTCGCTCCAGAAGGCTGTCGGCGTTTGTAGGAGATAATGGGCGTTCTGCCCGGTAATCGGCACGAGGGCAAGGGGAAGATAAAGGGGTTTATCCTGCACAAAGCCTCCCGGCAATCTGCTCGGCCTGCTGACGTCCGCGTGGCGTCCTTGGGAGAGCTTCGCTTGAGCCCCCCCGCTCATCTATCCAAGTTCTGCTCGATGAGATGAAATGGCCCCATGAGCACTTCACCCAACACCGTCCCCTCTCGGAACGAAAGTCTCGCCTCGCCGGCCGAACGCGGCATGAAGGCCGCTTTGACGGGCCTCGGGGTCAACGCCGCGATGGTCACAGTCAAACTCCTGGCCGGAATCCTCGGCCACTCGTACGCCCTTGTGGCTGACGCCGTGGAATCGTCGACCGACATCTTTTCCTCGCTCATCGTTTGGGCTGGTCTGCGGGTCACCACGCGACCCGCAGACGAGGATTACCCCTACGGATATGGGAAGGCTGAGACACTCGCCGCCGCCATCGTTTCGCTCATGCTTCTCGGTGCAGCCCTCGGCATCGCCGTCGCCGCCGTTAGGGAGATACGGACGCCGCACCACATGCCCGCCCCGTTCACGCTCGCCGTCATTGCCGTCGTCGTCGTGGTGAAAGAGGTGCTTTCGCGAAGAGTGCTGCGGGTCGGCGAGGAGACCGGAAGCACGGCGGTCAAGGCCGACGCCTGGCATCACCGCAGCGACGCCCTGACCTCAGCCGCTGCGTTCATCGGAATCTCCGTCGCCCTCTGGGGTGGTCCAGGCTGGGAGTCGGCCGACGATTGGGCGGCCCTGGTCGCCTCCGGCATCATCGCCATCAACGGCTTCCTGCTGCTTCGTC
This genomic interval carries:
- a CDS encoding cation diffusion facilitator family transporter codes for the protein MSTSPNTVPSRNESLASPAERGMKAALTGLGVNAAMVTVKLLAGILGHSYALVADAVESSTDIFSSLIVWAGLRVTTRPADEDYPYGYGKAETLAAAIVSLMLLGAALGIAVAAVREIRTPHHMPAPFTLAVIAVVVVVKEVLSRRVLRVGEETGSTAVKADAWHHRSDALTSAAAFIGISVALWGGPGWESADDWAALVASGIIAINGFLLLRPAIRDLMDRMPEDFPTERIAEAARGVEGVRSIEKLRVRRLGTEFFVDLHVQADRMIPLWEAHVMSGKVKGAIRSAVPNVAGVLVHMEPFD